A window of Hymenobacter aerilatus contains these coding sequences:
- a CDS encoding ABC transporter ATP-binding protein, which produces MTYVRPYRRVFYFLIFLTIATAALGTLRPFLIQKMVDVSIDQGDMVGVNRMFIWLIGLLVAHTIVSYLQTYYGGWLGQYIVRDIRVDLYKHILDLRLKFFDRTPIGVLVTRNISDVETLSDVFSEGLAAMIGDILQLVFIIGFMFYIDWRLTLVSLSVIPPLLFSTYVFKEKVKKSFQEVRTAVASLNSFVQEHLTGMSVVQIFNNEDRELQKFEKINQEHTRANIKSVLYYSVYYPVAEVLGAVGIGLLVWYAAQGQIEGTITKGALIAFILYNGLFFRPIRQIADRFNTLQLGLVSTERLLKLLDSKELIADNGTYAPPTLRGDVRFDHVWFAYNEENYVLKDINFEVQAGQTIAFVGATGAGKTSIINLLSRFYDINKGTISIDGHDLQEYDLKALRQQIGVVLQDVFLFAGSIADNITLGNKDITEEQIWEAAELVGARRFIERLPGGLHYQVMERGATLSVGQRQLISFVRAMVYQPRIIILDEATSSVDSETEELIQAAIDKLMEGRTSLVIAHRLSTIQKADRIIVLDRGEIQESGTHEELLRRGGFYAQLYQMQYVNE; this is translated from the coding sequence ATGACGTATGTACGGCCCTACCGGCGCGTCTTCTACTTTCTGATCTTCCTAACCATTGCCACAGCGGCTTTGGGCACCTTGCGCCCCTTCCTGATTCAGAAAATGGTCGATGTGAGCATCGACCAAGGCGACATGGTAGGCGTAAACCGCATGTTTATCTGGCTGATTGGCTTGCTCGTGGCGCACACTATTGTAAGCTATCTGCAAACCTATTATGGCGGCTGGCTAGGCCAGTATATCGTGCGCGATATTCGGGTAGACCTTTATAAGCACATTCTCGACCTGCGCCTGAAATTCTTTGACCGTACGCCCATCGGCGTGCTTGTGACGCGCAATATTTCCGACGTAGAAACATTATCCGATGTGTTCAGCGAGGGACTGGCGGCCATGATTGGTGACATCCTGCAGCTGGTATTCATCATCGGCTTCATGTTTTACATCGACTGGCGCCTCACGTTGGTAAGCTTGTCCGTGATTCCGCCGTTGCTGTTCAGCACTTATGTGTTCAAGGAGAAAGTAAAAAAGTCGTTTCAGGAGGTACGCACGGCCGTGGCCAGCCTCAATTCCTTTGTGCAGGAACACCTCACGGGTATGAGTGTGGTACAGATCTTCAACAACGAGGACCGCGAGCTGCAAAAGTTCGAGAAGATCAACCAAGAACACACCCGGGCCAACATTAAGTCTGTTCTGTACTACTCGGTGTACTATCCGGTGGCCGAGGTATTGGGCGCCGTAGGCATCGGCCTGCTGGTGTGGTATGCGGCACAGGGACAAATTGAGGGTACCATCACGAAAGGAGCATTGATTGCTTTTATCTTGTATAATGGCTTGTTTTTTAGGCCAATACGCCAGATTGCCGACCGTTTCAATACCCTGCAGCTTGGCCTTGTAAGCACGGAGCGCCTGTTGAAGCTGCTCGACAGCAAAGAACTTATTGCCGACAATGGCACCTACGCTCCGCCTACCTTGCGCGGCGATGTGCGCTTCGACCATGTGTGGTTTGCCTACAACGAGGAAAACTACGTGCTTAAGGATATCAACTTTGAAGTGCAGGCTGGGCAAACTATTGCGTTTGTGGGCGCCACCGGCGCGGGCAAGACCAGCATTATCAACCTGCTCTCCCGCTTCTACGATATCAACAAAGGCACCATCAGCATTGATGGGCACGATCTGCAAGAGTACGACCTGAAGGCCTTACGCCAGCAGATTGGGGTAGTGCTGCAGGATGTGTTCCTGTTTGCGGGTTCCATTGCCGATAACATCACGCTCGGCAACAAGGATATTACGGAGGAGCAAATATGGGAAGCCGCTGAGCTAGTGGGGGCCCGCCGCTTTATCGAACGCCTACCCGGTGGCTTGCACTACCAAGTAATGGAGCGCGGTGCTACTCTCTCGGTGGGCCAGCGCCAACTGATTTCCTTCGTGCGCGCTATGGTCTACCAGCCGCGCATCATCATTCTAGACGAGGCTACTTCTTCTGTCGATTCTGAAACGGAAGAGCTGATCCAAGCTGCCATTGATAAGCTGATGGAAGGCCGTACATCGCTGGTCATTGCCCACCGCCTTAGCACCATCCAAAAAGCCGACCGGATCATTGTGCTGGATCGGGGCGAGATTCAGGAATCTGGTACGCACGAGGAGCTACTGCGCCGCGGCGGTTTCTACGCCCAGCTCTACCAGATGCAGTATGTAAATGAATAG